One window of the Ananas comosus cultivar F153 unplaced genomic scaffold, ASM154086v1, whole genome shotgun sequence genome contains the following:
- the LOC109705627 gene encoding serine/threonine-protein kinase HT1-like: MAAALECWSARSSADEDSAELLVLMNPSPPSSSAAAAAASSPYPSPADLGGGGAAPPPKRWRRLRRNFAGAIATLVSSLTLDPSSSSPPTPPRSEKLASTLRRHFDSLPSSYALVGFEMNTVLLHARLVEQSWIEDQPAIHIEEFDDVGLAFKVTFACTSPISWPSISTDLQSSSISCKKVQIFEKNGLTLGIVIVLIQPISKMHFKSQIEVALKSAMKKPRTNGVKLPFGLCGCQDESLNHCEGDSRLDEDDRHMFDDGSLREGKLLSPLPESSLVVSIDEWQSIQSSGQEIARWVISSDEVEFIDRVGPSSFKGVYRGKKVWVKKLRGCERGTAYDIEIRHDLLQLMSCGHANILQFYGISFEENHGLCIVTKMMEGGSVHDVIQRNEKIPMREVVGIALDVAEGLMFVNDHGMAYRDLSTQRILLDRQGNACIGYAGVVTSCCNAGEVKEYEMAGYRWLAPEIIAGDPESVSETWMSNVYSFGMVLWEMVTGEAAYSSYSPVQAAVGIAACGLRPEIPKDCPQVLRSLMLECWNSSPSKRPKFSEIIDILQRQKY; the protein is encoded by the exons ATGGCAGCGGCGCTCGAGTGCTGGTCCGCTCGGTCCAGCGCTGACGAGGACTCGGCGGAGCTCCTGGTGCTCATGAACCCCtcccccccctcctcctctgcaGCCGCCGCTGCGGCCTCCTCTCCTTACCCGTCTCCGGCGGACCTcggcgggggcggcgccgcTCCTCCCCCCAAGAGGTGGCGGCGCCTCCGCCGAAACTTCGCCGGCGCCATTGCCACCCTCGTGAGCTCCCTCACCCtcgacccctcctcctcctcaccaCCTACGCCGCCGCGCTCGGAGAAGCTCGCCTCCACCCTACGCCGCCACTTCGATTCCCTTCCCAGTAG CTATGCACTAGTGGGATTCGAGATGAACACCGTTCTCCTGCACGCTCGATTGGTCGAGCAATCGTGGATCGAAGACCAACCGGCTATTCACATCGAGGAGTTCGATGATGTGGGATTAGCATTTAAGGTTACATTCGCTTGTACCTCGCCGATTTCATGGCCTTCGATCTCAACCGACCTTCAATCCTCTTCGATTTCATGTAAAAAGGTTCAAATTTTCGAGAAGAATGGTTTAACTCTCGGAATCGTAATTGTACTAATTCAGCCTATAAGCAAAATGCACTTCAAGTCTCAGATAGAAGTTGCTTTAAAATCTGCCATGAAGAAGCCGAGGACGAATGGTGTTAAGCTCCCGTTCGGGCTTTGTGGTTGCCAAGATGAGAGTTTGAACCATTGTGAAGGGGATTCGAGGCTCGACGAAGATGACCGCCACATGTTCGATGATGGGTCCCTTCGAGAAGGGAAGCTTCTGAGCCCTCTTCCCGAATCTTCACTGGTTGTATCGATTGATGAGTGGCAGAGTATTCAATCCAGTGGGCAAGAGATTGCAAGGTGGGTGATTAGTTCTGATGAGGTCGAGTTCATAGATAGGGTCGGCCCCAGTTCCTTCAAAGGTGTTTATAGAGGGAAGAAGGTGTGGGTAAAGAAGCTGAGGGGATGTGAAAGGGGAACTGCTTATGATATTGAGATTAGGCATGATTTATTGCAGCTTATGAGCTGTGGACATGCGAACATACTTCAATTTTACGGCATTTCTTTTGAGGAGAATCATGGGCTATGCATTGTTACAAAGATGATGGAGGGAGGATCTGTTCATGATGTTATACAGAGGAATGAGAAAATACCCATGAGAGAGGTTGTTGGTATTGCATTGGATGTTGCAGAAGGGCTTATGTTTGTGAACGATCATGGGATGGCTTATAGGGATCTTAGCACGCAGAGGATTCTGCTGGATAGGCAGGGGAATGCTTGCATTGGGTATGCGGGTGTGGTTACTTCTTGTTGCAATGCCGGGGAGGTCAAAGAGTACGAGATGGCTGGGTATCGGTGGCTCGCTCCCGAG ATTATTGCCGGCGATCCAGAGAGTGTGTCAGAGACTTGGATGAGCAATGTATATAGCTTCGGGATGGTGCTATGGGAGATGGTAACAGGGGAGGCGGCATATTCTTCTTACTCCCCGGTTCAAGCTGCAGTTGGAATCGCCGCTTGCGGATTGAGGCCAGAAATTCCTAAAGACTGCCCACAAGTTCTGAGATCACTGATGCTCGAGTGCTGGAACAGTTCTCCATCGAAGCGCCCTAAGTTTTCGGAGATAATCGATATCTTACAAAGGCAAAAGTATTAG
- the LOC109705630 gene encoding peptide-N4-(N-acetyl-beta-glucosaminyl)asparagine amidase A-like — protein MMSLTHHHLLFPCCLLLLLVRLSGASGVSPWQLITPSVPGRLVFPPPPSVPAENATLEYMDPTLPPLLPAHNPKCSLLVLQYNFADTVGAPPVAANYTPPPDCPAPWSRVVLELSASASGLQKDRIAALWLDGAEILRTTTPYPMAPGVFWRVRKDVTRYTALLRGRSPYEGDQPCVLSMMLENSNAKYPGVYSINVSLHFYRGALCSGGRCIGLKPAGETKRAELGPALSAHPTIKGIYREPADMIIPISNGDGRKGFWFRLENETEVQGTTVRLPNNTYRAVLEVYVSHHGDDEYWYANPLRTNGPEAEGLQPQQGGDNRLESSKANGGFRQVVATVDGRYVGSAIPFPVIYPGSVNPFFWAPVAAIGAYDHPSYDLDLTPFVGHLIDGAPHVFGLAVRDSQPFWLVSANLHVWVDAWSDTVEGALVRYKVPPFRLSRQADWTEREGKSEIEGQVIIRFSGWVSSSKGNITTSVRHKIKFKSHIEAEEKGEMTSVELESKARTNIRIEREDQVIGRVAVETETPLTMATMSSNGGGGSRFHKTKLAHALMETRSVAENKGTSFSAVADRQDSEGAVLMEEGVAMWGNGDTKSVYKYRDDKGCYLRTVNVVGGKVKEDEDTASCAAAAVAES, from the exons ATGATGTCTCTCACCCACCACCATCTACTGTTCCCCTGTTGCCTTCTTCTCCTGCTGGTTCGGCTTTCCGGAGCCAGCGGCGTGTCGCCATGGCAGCTCATCACGCCGTCCGTCCCCGGCAGGTTGGTGTTCCCCCCGCCACCGTCTGTCCCAGCAGAGAATGCCACCCTCGAATACATGGACCCCACCCTCCCGCCGCTCCTCCCCGctcacaacccaaaatgctCCCTCCTAGTCCTCCAATACAACTTTGCCGACACCGTCGGCGCCCCGCCCGTCGCCGCCAACTACACCCCGCCCCCTGACTGCCCCGCTCCGTGGTCCCGCGTCGTGCTTGAGCTCTCTGCCTCCGCCTCTGGCCTCCAGAAGGACCGCATTGCCGCCCTGTGGCTCGACGGTGCGGAGATCCTCCGCACCACGACCCCATACCCGATGGCCCCCGGCGTCTTCTGGCGGGTGCGCAAGGACGTCACCCGCTACACTGCGCTCCTACGCGGCCGATCCCCTTACGAGGGTGACCAGCCGTGTGTTCTCTCGATGATGCTCGAGAATTCCAATGCCAAGTACCCGGGCGTCTACTCCATCAACGTCTCCCTCCATTTCTACCGCGGTGCACTCTGCAGCGGCGGCAGATGCATTGGGCTCAAACCGGCCGGAGAAactaaacgagccgagctcgggcCAGCACTCTCCGCGCATCCAACAATAAAAGGAATCTACCGCGAGCCGGCCGACATGATCATCCCCATATCGAATGGCGACGGCCGCAAAGGCTTCTGGTTTCGCCTCGAGAACGAGACTGAAGTGCAAGGCACGACGGTGCGACTGCCGAATAACACCTACCGTGCAGTCCTGGAGGTCTATGTGTCGCACCACGGTGACGACGAGTATTGGTACGCCAACCCCCTCCGCACCAACGGGCCCGAGGCGGAGGGGTTGCAGCCTCAACAAGGCGGCGACAACCGCCTAGAATCTTCCAAGGCAAACGGCGGCTTCCGCCAGGTGGTGGCCACAGTCGACGGGCGCTACGTCGGCTCCGCAATTCCGTTTCCTGTCATATATCCAGGGTCCGTGAACCCCTTCTTCTGGGCCCCTGTGGCGGCCATCGGCGCGTACGACCACCCGTCTTACGACCTCGACCTCACGCCGTTCGTCGGCCATCTGATCGACGGAGCACCGCACGTGTTCGGGCTGGCGGTGCGCGACAGCCAGCCGTTCTGGCTCGTGTCGGCAAACCTGCACGTGTGGGTGGATGCATGGTCCGACACGGTGGAGGGGGCGCTCGTGCGGTACAAGGTGCCGCCGTTCCGTTTGAGCAGACAAGCGGACTGGACGGAGCGGGAGGGGAAGTCGGAGATCGAAGGGCAGGTCATAATCCGGTTCTCCGGCTGGGTCAGCTCGTCGAAGGGGAACATCACGACGAGCGTTCGGCACAAGATCAAGTTCAAGAGCCACATAGAGGCCGAGGAGAAGGGGGAGATGACCAGCGTCGAGTTGGAGAGCAAGGCCCGGACCAACATCAGGATCGAAAGGGAGGATCAG GTAATCGGCCGGGTGGCGGTGGAGACGGAGACGCCGCTGACGATGGCTACGATGAGCTCGAACGGGGGCGGGGGGTCGAGATTCCACAAGACGAAGCTGGCGCACGCGCTGATGGAGACGCGGAGCGTGGCGGAGAACAAGGGGACGAGCTTCAGCGCGGTGGCGGACCGGCAGGATTCGGAGGGCGCGGTGCTGATGGAAGAGGGAGTGGCCATGTGGGGGAATGGCGACACCAAGTCGGTGTACAAGTACCGCGACGACAAAGGGTGTTACCTGCGGACGGTGAACGTGGTCGGCGGGAAGGTGAAGGAGGATGAGGACACGGCGTCGTGCGCGGCCGCGGCCGTCGCAGAGTCGTAG
- the LOC109705635 gene encoding peptide-N4-(N-acetyl-beta-glucosaminyl)asparagine amidase A-like, with amino-acid sequence MHQKLLFSLLLCATIFVYTNAGTSLLLKDPIPAISLEHIDPTLPPVVLAGETPRCSVLVLQQDFADTFGSPPAASNYTLPAECPFPWTRVILELSVFATDLQHDRVAAIWVGGAEVLRTATPRPMAPGAFWRVQKDVTRYSALFHSLSNGGSGVISMMLENSNVALPGVYSANVSLHFYRGSTHSVQSQPLLAYTSHPTIKGLYREPADLILPVSNPDGYYESGFWFRIDNDSAPGSKSITIPPNTYRAVLEIFVSYHGDDELWYTNPLRSSYLQQSPAVSFSTPRANGAFRQVYATLDGRFLGGHVPYAVIYPGAINPYFWSPVAAIGAFDMPSYDLDLTPFLGLMLDGAPHNIGLSVRDAQSFWLLTANLHLWTDPWSDHVHAGLLEYFAPAIKMNRNAEWRDRDGQSEIDAEGLVRFTGWVSSSKGNLTTQVRQKIKFKSQVEVQNRGTLTQIEVQNKERMMVAIQQGHQVLRRVQMLAEAPLQLQTSAAAAAGGTAEFRKARLYHQLVEAMSISEGQVVETSTLTDRQDAEGTELVRGGAGHGGGEEMVVWGSGSTRSAYRYKDGSRCYLRTMNAAGGVVVMDTKTASCAAVAEA; translated from the exons ATGCATCAGAAACTTCTCTTCTCCCTTCTCCTGTGTGCCACAATCTTTGTATACACCAATGCTGGGACATCTCTTCTTCTTAAAGATCCGATACCGGCGATCTCCTTAGAACACATTGACCCGACACTCCCTCCGGTGGTCCTAGCAGGCGAGACCCCTCGGTGCTCCGTGCTTGTCCTCCAACAAGACTTTGCCGACACCTTCGGCTCCCCGCCCGCGGCGTCCAACTATACCCTGCCGGCTGAGTGCCCCTTCCCCTGGACCCGCGTCATTCTCGAGCTCTCCGTTTTTGCCACTGATCTCCAACACGACCGGGTCGCTGCCATCTGGGTCGGCGGCGCCGAGGTCCTCCGCACTGCCACCCCACGCCCTATGGCGCCCGGTGCATTCTGGCGCGTCCAAAAGGACGTCACCCGCTACTCTGCGCTCTTCCACAGCCTCTCCAACGGAGGCAGCGGTGTCATATCCATGATGCTCGAGAATTCGAATGTAGCACTACCGGGCGTCTACTCCGCCAACGTCTCCCTCCACTTCTACCGTGGCTCAACGCACTCCGTTCAATCCCAACCCCTCTTGGCTTACACATCGCACCCAACGATCAAGGGCCTGTACCGTGAGCCCGCCGACCTCATCCTCCCAGTCTCAAACCCTGACGGTTACTACGAGTCTGGTTTCTGGTTCCGAATCGACAATGACTCCGCCCCTGGTTCCAAATCGATCACAATTCCCCCGAACACCTACCGGGCAGTCCTCGAGATCTTCGTCTCCTACCACGGCGACGACGAGCTGTGGTACACCAACCCCCTACGCTCCTCGTACCTCCAGCAATCTCCCGCCGTCTCTTTCTCGACGCCGCGAGCCAATGGCGCCTTCCGCCAGGTCTACGCGACCCTCGACGGCCGCTTCCTCGGCGGGCATGTGCCCTATGCGGTGATCTACCCAGGGGCCATCAACCCCTACTTCTGGTCCCCTGTCGCCGCCATCGGCGCCTTCGACATGCCCTCCTACGACCTCGACCTCACCCCATTCCTCGGCCTCATGCTCGACGGGGCACCCCACAATATTGGGCTCAGCGTGCGCGATGCTCAATCCTTCTGGCTTTTAACAGCCAACCTCCACCTATGGACCGATCCCTGGTCCGATCACGTCCACGCCGGGCTGCTCGAGTACTTTGCCCCAGCAATTAAGATGAACCGGAACGCTGAGTGGCGTGACCGCGACGGCCAATCGGAGATCGACGCCGAGGGATTGGTGCGATTCACGGGCTGGGTGAGCTCGTCCAAGGGGAACCTCACCACACAGGTGAGGCAAAAGATCAAGTTCAAGAGCCAGGTAGAGGTGCAAAACCGCGGGACTCTGACACAGATCGAGGTGCAAAACAAGGAGAGGATGATGGTGGCGATACAGCAGGGGCACCAGGTGCTGCGGCGCGTCCAGATGCTAGCAGAGGCACCGCTGCAGCTGCAGACgtcggcagcggcggcagcaggGGGCACTGCAGAGTTCCGGAAGGCGCGGCTCTACCACCAGCTGGTAGAGGCCATGAGCATCAGCGAGGGACAG GTGGTGGAGACGAGCACGCTCACGGATCGGCAGGACGCGGAGGGGACAGAGCTTGTCCGCGGCGGTGCAGGACACGGAGGTGGAGAAGAGATGGTAGTGTGGGGGAGCGGGAGCACGCGGTCGGCATACAGGTACAAGGACGGGAGTAGATGTTATCTTCGGACGATGAATGCAGCAGGCGGCGTAGTCGTGATGGACACGAAGACGGCGTCGTGCGCAGCAGTGGCCGAGGCTtga